The Streptomyces taklimakanensis nucleotide sequence CTCCTCCCAGGAGCCGCCGACCTCGGCGGAGCGGGCCCGCAGCACGTACTGGAGGGGGCCGGTGTGGTTGTTCTCCATCGCCACGAAGAGGCCGTTCAGCCGGGACTGGAGGGCCCAGCGGTCCGAGCCCTCGTTGTAGTAGACGTCGAACCGCTCCCAGCCACCGGCCGAGGCGGAGCGGGCCCGCAGCGCGTACTGGGAGTCACCGGTGAAGTTCTTCTCCACCGCCACGTACAGGCCGTTGGCCGTGGAGCGCAGGGCGTAGGACTCGGAGACGTCGTCCCACTCGAAGGCGAAGCTCTCCCACCCGCCCACGCCGGTGGAACGGGCCCGCAGCACACCGGTGTTGGGGGCGGCGTAGTTCACCTCGGTGGCGACGAACCGCTCGTTGCGGACCGACCGCATGGCGATCAGCTCGGCCTC carries:
- a CDS encoding fascin domain-containing protein, whose amino-acid sequence is MNSLLLTLGALLAASTLATPAAAADRPGDHPAPVPAGWERVDGPGLAAVTDGAAGGRNEGQTLSAAEEPTADEAELIAMRSVRNERFVATEVNYAAPNTGVLRARSTGVGGWESFAFEWDDVSESYALRSTANGLYVAVEKNFTGDSQYALRARSASAGGWERFDVYYNEGSDRWALQSRLNGLFVAMENNHTGPLQYVLRARSAEVGGSWEEFEFYGLES